Part of the bacterium genome, CACGACCATCCACGGCGGGCAGAGCCACGGCACGACGCTTCCCGAGCGGAACGCGATCATCCCGAGGTTCGTCTGCACGCTCTCGACGACGACGCCGATCGCGCCGGCGCAGAGCACGAGCTCGAGTTCGAGGCGCGGCCGCCGCGCGAGCGCGACGTGCGCGGCGACCAACGCCAGCGCGACGGCGGCGCCGCTCCACGGCCGTCCGTGGGCGACGCCGACGACGCAGGCCGTCCATCCGACCTGATAGAGCGCTCCGTTGAGCAGCCGCCCGCGCCAGCGCGGCGCGGGCTCGCCGCCGCGCGCCGCGCGGTCGAAGACCCGGCCGAGAACCGACGCCCTCCAGCGTGACGCCGCCGCGCTCCCCGAGATCCGTTCCACGACCGCCCTCCGACTGGATCGAGAAGCTACGGGGGAGCCGCCGCGGCGTCCGCCGCGCGCGCGCGCCGCGGGGACGGAATCGACGCGCGGGGCCGCTCGTCGCCACGAGGCCGAGGCCGCGCCGACGAGGCGGCGCACCGTTCTCCCGCCGTTTCCTCCGCCGCGACGGCGATAGGCGAGTACCATCGCCGCACAGTGCGCGATCGGCGCGGACGGAAGAACCCCATGGACGACACGCAGCTCCCCGGCGACGCCTTCCCGGAACCCGACGAGGATGAAGGGCGCGCGTCCGCCGCCGCGGCGCCGGAGTGCAACGGCGCGGCGCGGCCGGCCGTTCCGGTCGTCGGCGTCGGCGCATCCGCGGGCGGCTTGGAGGTCTTCAAGCGGCTGCTGGGCGATCTTCCGGCCGACACCGGCTTCGCCAGCGTCTTCGTGCAGCATCTCGATCCGTCGCATCCCAGCATGCTGGCCGAGATTTTGGCGCGGGCGACCTCCATGCCGGTCAGCGAGGCGGCCGACGGCATGCCGCTGGAAGCCAACCATGTCTACGTCATCCCGGCCAACGCCGACCTGACGCTCGAGCACGGCGCGCTTGCGCTGGCCCCGCGCACCCAGACGCCGGGATCGCACATGCCGATCGACCTGTTCTTCCGCTCCTTGGCGAACGAGTGCGGCGGCCGGGCGATCGGCGTGATCCTCTCCGGCACGGGCACGGACGGCTCGGCGGGCGTGGAGGCGGTCAAAGCCGCCGGCGGCGTGACGTTCGCGCAGGACGCCTCCACCGCGAAGTTCGCCACCATGCCGCAGGCCGCGGCGGCCACCGGTTGCGTGGACTTCGTCCTTCCGCCGGAGGAGATCGCCGCCGAACTCGTGCGCATCGGCCGGCACCCCTACATCGCCGACGACCGGCGCGCGCCGCAGGAGCGCGGGCCCGCCGCCGACGAGGAGTGCTTCGGGGCGATCCTGGCCATGCTCCACGGGGCGACCGGCATCGACTTTTCGCTCTACCGCGAGCGAATGATCAGGCGCCGCGTCCTGCGGCGCCTCGCCCTGCGGAACATCGGGGACCTCGCGGCCTACCGCGATCGGCTGGCAGGCGATCCGGACGAGATGCAGGCGCTCCAGCGGGACCTGCTCATCAGCGTGACCAGCTTCTTCCGCGACCGGGAGTCGTTCGAGAGCCTGAAGAAGACCGTCTTCCCCCGCATCTTCCGCGCGCGGACGCCGAACGACCCGGTCCGCGTCTGGGTGGCGGGTTGCGCCACGGGCGAAGAGGCCTTCTCGATCGCCATCTCGCTGCGGGAGTACATGGACGAAACGGGCGCCGCCTTCCCGGTGCAGATCTTCGCCTCCGACATCAGCTCGTCCGCGATCGACAAGGCGCGCACCGGGCGCTTCCTCGAGAACATCGCGGCGGACCTCACGCCCGACCGGCTGAACCGCCATTTCACGAAGATCGAGGGCGGCTACCAGATCGACAAGAACCTGCGCGAGATGTGCGTCTTCACGAAGCACAACCTGATCGCCGATCCGCCCTTCTCCAAGCTGGACCTGATCAGTTGCCGCAACGTGCTGATCTACCTGGGAAGCGTGCAGAAGAGCATCGTCCCGCTGTTCCACTACGCGCTGAAGCCGGGCGGGTTCCTCATGTTGGGCGCCTCCGAGGGGACTGCGGCGGGCGACCTGTTTTCGGCCGTGGACCGCGGGCACAGGATCTACGCCAAGCGGGAGGCGGCGCGGCCGCCGCACTTGTTTCGGCCGACGGCGCGCGCTCCGCGGCGGGACGCGCCGGGAGGCGGCGAGGCGGCCGCCGGGGCGCCGTGGGGCGGCGCGGATCTGCGCAAGGAAGTCGATCGCATTCTCCTGTCGCGGTACAGCCCCGCCGGCGTCGTCGTGGACGCCGAACTGGAGGTTCAGGAACTCCGCGGCCGGCCCGGACCCTACCTCGCGCTGCCGCTCGGGAAAGCGAGCTTCCACCTCATGAAGCTGATTCCCGACGCCGAATTGTTCCTCGAGGTCGAGAAGCTGATCCAGCGCGCGCGGACGAGCGGCAAGCCGACGCGGCAGGAGCGCGTGCCCTACGAACACGACGGCATCGCCGCTTGCCTGAACGTGGAGGCGATCCCGCTGGACCCCGATCAAGGGGGATCCACCTTGGTCCTTTTCGAGGCGACGTCGGGACAGCGCGGGGGAGAGGCCGCGCCGACGGAGGCGCCGCCCGCAGGCGACGTCCGGGACCGCCAGATCGCGCGGCTGAAACAGCACCTCGCCGCCGCCCGGGAGCAGCTGCTCGCCGCGATGGAAGCGCACCAAACCGCCGCGGAGGACAGCCAGAACACGACCGAGGAGGCGCTTTCCGCCAACGAAGAGCTGCAGAGCCTCAACGAAGAACTGGAGACGGCCAAGGAAGAGCTGCAATCCACGAACGAGGAGCTGGTCACGGTCAACGACGAGCTGCAGGCCAAGAACGCGGCGCTCGCGCAGGCGCGGGACTTCGCGATGTCGATCGTCGAGACCGTCCGCCAGCCGCTGTTGGTGCTCGACGCGGAACTGCGGATCCGGATGGCGAATCGCGCCTTCTGCAGCGCGTTTCAGACCTCGCCGTTCGAGCTGCAGGGGCGGCTCGTCTATACCCTCGCCCGCGGCGGCTTCGACCTTCCCGGCTTGCGGGCGGCGCTGGGCGACTTGCGCCGAGGGAACGCCTCCTTTCCGGACTTCGAAGCCGAGTTGGACTTCCCGCGCGTGGGGCGCCGGAGCCTCGTGTTCGGGGGATGCCGACTCGGCCCCCTGCAAATGACCCTGCTGGCGGTGGACGACGTCACCGAGCGCAAGACGGCGCAGCAGGCCCTGCGGAAGAGCGAAGAGCATCTTCGCCAAGCGCAGAAGATGGAGGCCGTCGGCAGGCTCGCCGGCGGCATCGCGCACGACTTCAACAACCTGCTCACGGCCATTCTCGGATACAGCAGCCTGCTCCGCGACCAGCTGGCCGGGGACGATCTCGCCCTCCAGCAGGTGCTGGAAATCACGAAGGCCAGCGAGCGGGCGGCGTCGCTCACGCAACAGCTGCTGGCCTTCAGCCGGCGTCAGGTGCTCCAACCGAAGGTGCTCGACCTGAACGCCATCGTCGCCGACTTCGATCGGATGCTCCGCCGCCTGGCGGACGAGCGGATCACGGTCGTCGTCGAGTGCGCGCCCGACCTCTGGCGGGTGAGGGCCGACCCGGGGGAACTCGGCCGCGCAATCATGAACCTCGCCCTGAACGCGCGGGACGCGATGCCCGAAGGGGGCACGCTGACCGTCTCCACCGCGAACGCGACGCTGACGGAGGCCGACGCGGCGGGCCGCGACCTTCCGCCGGGACGCTACGCGCTGATGGCGGTGAGCGACACGGGCGAAGGGATGGACGAGGATGTGCGGGCGCACATCTTCGAGCCGTTCTTCACGACGAAGGAGACCGGCAAGGGAACCGGTCTCGGCCTCGCGACGGTCCTCGGAATCGTCGAGCAGAGCGGCGGCGCGATTCGCTGCGAGTCGGAGCCGGGCGAGGGAACGACCTTCACGATCTTGCTGCCGGCCGTGGC contains:
- a CDS encoding response regulator, producing MDDTQLPGDAFPEPDEDEGRASAAAAPECNGAARPAVPVVGVGASAGGLEVFKRLLGDLPADTGFASVFVQHLDPSHPSMLAEILARATSMPVSEAADGMPLEANHVYVIPANADLTLEHGALALAPRTQTPGSHMPIDLFFRSLANECGGRAIGVILSGTGTDGSAGVEAVKAAGGVTFAQDASTAKFATMPQAAAATGCVDFVLPPEEIAAELVRIGRHPYIADDRRAPQERGPAADEECFGAILAMLHGATGIDFSLYRERMIRRRVLRRLALRNIGDLAAYRDRLAGDPDEMQALQRDLLISVTSFFRDRESFESLKKTVFPRIFRARTPNDPVRVWVAGCATGEEAFSIAISLREYMDETGAAFPVQIFASDISSSAIDKARTGRFLENIAADLTPDRLNRHFTKIEGGYQIDKNLREMCVFTKHNLIADPPFSKLDLISCRNVLIYLGSVQKSIVPLFHYALKPGGFLMLGASEGTAAGDLFSAVDRGHRIYAKREAARPPHLFRPTARAPRRDAPGGGEAAAGAPWGGADLRKEVDRILLSRYSPAGVVVDAELEVQELRGRPGPYLALPLGKASFHLMKLIPDAELFLEVEKLIQRARTSGKPTRQERVPYEHDGIAACLNVEAIPLDPDQGGSTLVLFEATSGQRGGEAAPTEAPPAGDVRDRQIARLKQHLAAAREQLLAAMEAHQTAAEDSQNTTEEALSANEELQSLNEELETAKEELQSTNEELVTVNDELQAKNAALAQARDFAMSIVETVRQPLLVLDAELRIRMANRAFCSAFQTSPFELQGRLVYTLARGGFDLPGLRAALGDLRRGNASFPDFEAELDFPRVGRRSLVFGGCRLGPLQMTLLAVDDVTERKTAQQALRKSEEHLRQAQKMEAVGRLAGGIAHDFNNLLTAILGYSSLLRDQLAGDDLALQQVLEITKASERAASLTQQLLAFSRRQVLQPKVLDLNAIVADFDRMLRRLADERITVVVECAPDLWRVRADPGELGRAIMNLALNARDAMPEGGTLTVSTANATLTEADAAGRDLPPGRYALMAVSDTGEGMDEDVRAHIFEPFFTTKETGKGTGLGLATVLGIVEQSGGAIRCESEPGEGTTFTILLPAVAEAQDAGPRPTESLAAVPKGSEVVLLVEDEEMVRVLARRVLETRGYVVHEAGNGREGLELCRTHEGPIDLLVSDVVMPELGGRELAERALVLRPGLKVLFMSGHTQDVLLKEGVERGAPFLQKPFTPAGLAQKVRETLDSAPRPAERRPVGAPRAARGDDRTSS
- a CDS encoding DUF2878 domain-containing protein encodes the protein MERISGSAAASRWRASVLGRVFDRAARGGEPAPRWRGRLLNGALYQVGWTACVVGVAHGRPWSGAAVALALVAAHVALARRPRLELELVLCAGAIGVVVESVQTNLGMIAFRSGSVVPWLCPPWMVVLWMQFATLLRFGLSWAAGRYGAAALLGLFGGPASFAAGVRLGAADLHPHAALSVLSFAVVWSAAFPLLMWLAARRGPARGSYRVVDPPEPAAATNSSSPTTLA